In a single window of the Niabella ginsenosidivorans genome:
- a CDS encoding S41 family peptidase, whose translation MKKTISIFIFLLFTCSTYSQSTAHDSEKIATFCKLWGFLKYYHPVVATGKFDWDNEFTTRIKIVRLLHSKKEISNYYSAWIKDLGEVKKCKECSFTITDSIKYNLNLSWLTDTSIFTNSLINQLLYVQQNRNQGKNYYVEQKPYIGNTAFENEKTYTDSAFPSKELRLLSLSRYWNIINYFYPYKYRIGQNWDSVLIEMIPKFRDSKDTIAYHLAMLELITKINDSHAGFVTKYTNQYFGLKWAPFRFKIIDNKAIVTGFYNDSLCGRDDIQYGDVFLKVNGRTIEDIIKEKSAYIGASNYPTKLRNMSYVILNGQTDSVNVIFERNGVVAEKIIHRYDFDKFGNKRKEEKEDVYKILDGNIGYVNMGELELKETDKILAKLKDTKAIIFDVRNYPKGTLYKIAEFLNIGRKAFVKFTQPDISYPGLFHYTAPYFCGKKNKTPYSGKVILLFNETSQSHAEFTLMALQTAPNVIGIGSQTAGADGNVSLITLPGNYKTYMTGIGVFYPDGRETQRIGIVPDIEVKATIKGIRLKQDEVLDKAIEVINNTGLTFN comes from the coding sequence ATGAAAAAAACAATCTCAATTTTTATCTTTCTTTTATTTACTTGTTCAACCTATTCTCAGTCAACTGCACATGACTCAGAGAAAATTGCAACCTTTTGTAAGTTATGGGGATTCCTTAAATACTACCACCCTGTAGTTGCTACCGGGAAATTTGACTGGGACAATGAATTTACAACAAGAATTAAAATCGTTCGGTTATTACATTCAAAAAAGGAAATCAGCAATTACTATTCAGCCTGGATTAAAGACTTAGGAGAAGTAAAGAAATGCAAAGAGTGCTCCTTCACAATCACAGATAGCATAAAATACAACCTTAACTTAAGCTGGCTGACAGACACCAGTATCTTTACTAACAGCCTGATTAATCAATTATTATATGTTCAGCAAAACCGAAATCAGGGAAAGAATTATTACGTTGAGCAGAAACCGTATATTGGTAACACAGCGTTTGAAAATGAAAAAACCTATACTGATTCTGCATTCCCTTCAAAGGAACTACGTTTGTTAAGTCTTTCCCGTTACTGGAATATTATCAATTATTTCTACCCTTATAAATATAGAATCGGGCAGAACTGGGACAGTGTTCTTATTGAGATGATTCCAAAATTCAGGGATTCTAAAGATACCATTGCCTATCATTTAGCAATGCTCGAATTAATAACTAAAATAAATGACAGCCACGCTGGTTTTGTAACTAAATATACAAATCAATATTTTGGTTTAAAATGGGCACCCTTCCGGTTTAAAATTATTGACAACAAAGCTATAGTTACAGGGTTTTATAACGATTCTCTTTGTGGGAGGGATGATATCCAATACGGAGATGTTTTCTTAAAAGTCAACGGCCGCACCATTGAGGATATAATCAAGGAAAAATCAGCATATATCGGAGCATCAAATTATCCAACTAAACTCCGCAATATGAGCTATGTCATTCTTAATGGACAAACAGATTCTGTTAATGTAATTTTTGAAAGAAATGGTGTTGTTGCAGAGAAAATTATTCACCGGTATGATTTTGATAAATTTGGAAATAAACGGAAAGAAGAAAAAGAAGATGTTTATAAAATTTTGGATGGGAATATCGGCTATGTAAATATGGGCGAACTTGAACTTAAAGAGACTGATAAAATATTGGCTAAACTCAAAGACACAAAAGCAATTATTTTTGATGTAAGAAATTACCCTAAAGGAACGCTATATAAAATAGCTGAGTTTTTGAACATTGGCAGAAAAGCGTTTGTAAAATTTACACAACCAGACATATCATATCCGGGGTTGTTTCATTACACCGCACCCTATTTTTGTGGCAAAAAGAATAAAACGCCTTATTCGGGAAAAGTAATTCTGCTTTTTAATGAAACGTCTCAAAGCCACGCCGAATTTACCTTAATGGCGTTACAAACCGCACCAAATGTTATTGGTATTGGCAGCCAGACTGCAGGTGCAGATGGAAATGTTTCTTTAATTACTCTTCCAGGCAATTACAAAACTTATATGACGGGCATAGGCGTATTTTATCCTGATGGCAGGGAAACACAAAGGATTGGGATTGTGCCGGACATTGAAGTTAAAGCAACAATAAAAGGAATAAGGTTAAAGCAAGACGAAGTATTGGATAAAGCAATTGAAGTAATTAATAATACGGGGCTAACATTTAATTAG
- a CDS encoding transposase, with the protein MPYCNTTDCFQVFLNEFACHHSSEYKIIVLDNGAFHKAAKLIVQPNIALFFLPPYSLGLNPAEKAGQFLKRKLLPAHSAIFSNLNWSN; encoded by the coding sequence ATGCCCTATTGCAATACTACTGATTGTTTCCAGGTATTTCTTAATGAATTTGCCTGCCACCACAGCTCTGAATACAAAATTATCGTATTGGATAATGGGGCTTTTCACAAAGCAGCAAAACTCATAGTGCAGCCAAACATAGCATTGTTTTTTCTACCGCCTTACAGCCTCGGGTTAAATCCAGCTGAAAAAGCAGGGCAGTTCCTGAAAAGAAAATTACTGCCTGCTCATTCAGCTATCTTTTCCAATCTAAATTGGTCTAATTAA
- a CDS encoding thioredoxin family protein, producing MKQLLLISALMTLSLTNYAQDYETMVDEHNGKTHKMLTGHITDNLLKTDTAFDWFAGAQRIYEPKKEVVKTLSGKKDKVSYTVFMGTWCPDSQFVIPRFFKILDAAGIDDSKVSMTAVDRSKIDKNKEAERLKITNVPTIIVYNNDTELGRVVEYGTTGRFDEELAAIVKKAK from the coding sequence ATGAAGCAACTACTATTGATCAGTGCGTTAATGACTTTATCCCTGACAAACTATGCCCAGGACTATGAAACAATGGTGGATGAGCATAACGGCAAAACCCATAAAATGCTCACCGGCCATATTACAGATAACCTGCTAAAAACAGATACGGCCTTTGATTGGTTTGCCGGAGCACAACGGATCTATGAACCCAAGAAAGAGGTGGTAAAAACGCTCAGCGGTAAAAAGGATAAGGTTTCCTATACTGTTTTTATGGGTACCTGGTGCCCGGACTCCCAGTTTGTGATTCCCCGCTTTTTTAAGATACTGGATGCGGCAGGCATTGATGACAGTAAGGTAAGCATGACTGCTGTTGACCGCTCTAAGATTGACAAAAATAAAGAAGCAGAGCGTTTAAAGATCACTAATGTGCCCACCATTATTGTTTATAATAATGATACAGAACTGGGAAGGGTTGTGGAATATGGCACTACCGGCCGGTTTGATGAAGAGCTGGCTGCTATTGTAAAAAAAGCGAAATAG